From Arachis hypogaea cultivar Tifrunner chromosome 3, arahy.Tifrunner.gnm2.J5K5, whole genome shotgun sequence:
ATGAACTAATGAAAGTCAACAAAACAACCAGGTTAACCTATATTATAAACATCATTATGTAAATGTACCTCTTCAATATGGTATCCTTTTCTGGATGCTCTTACTATCATCTCCATTTGAAAGACATATCCCTTACTAACACAGCAACTAATGATGTCTTCAAGAACAGACTTCCTATAAAGTCTACAAAGAACaagaataaatttatttcaaatcatgGAAACAAGGGAGAAACTTACTCTCAACAATGTATTTATTACAAATTATCAAGATCAATACCTAAATGATCCTGTCAAATCTGAGACACCGGGCCATAAAAAAGTTTGAGCAAGAACATTTGCTCCCCTGCTTGTTAGTTTGCGCATAAGATTCCATCCGTGCACACCACCACCTTTAACATAACGAGTACCAGTAACTATATCTGCTCTAGTTTCCATCTGCTTGCTGAAAAACATGAGAGATCAATAGTAACAGGTACTCATATAAAGATGGCATAGGCAGTtcaaaagagagcaagaaatgaattattgaaAGCTTCTCTTACCTAATGAATCTTGGCAAATATTTTGGCTGCAGAAGAACTAAACAGATCAgataaagaaacataaaaaaaaaaaaaaagaagaggttaACACATTTCTCATACTAATAATTGTCTAAACTAGAATGAAGTTCACCTAattattctctcttatttttcagtatttattTCCAAATTTAATCACTATTAATAACCACAATCTGTCATTTACATGTATACAGCAAAACTTACATGGTGTGACAGATCAGCATCCATGATGACAACAAAATTTCCAGATGCATGCTTCATGCCATGAATATAAGCAGTTCCTGCACATGAATTGTATCAAAGGCCAATACAATCAAGATCATTTAGCAAAAGTATCAGGTACATACCTAAACCCAGCTTCTTAGGTCTCGGTCTTAAAAGCTGGAACCAAAGAAATAAGCTCGATTATCCtaaatgataaaaacaaaggagGGAAAATCAAAGATAACTAGTTGTTTAACTCGTAGAGCTTACAATTCGATCTTCTCCATAAACTTTCTGCAGTTGTATTACTATATCTTGGGTACCATCAGGACTCCCATCATCCACAACGATAACTTCAAAATCAACATCCCTAAATTGGGCAACGAAAAGGAGTGTCCATAAAGATAGATAAACACGGTATCAATATGGTATATAAGATGGTTTTCTGAAATTTTCACATGAAACACAAATGCATAACAAAATGACTACTCTTTGTCAACCTTCTCCACAAAGGAGCAAGCTCAAAATACAAAATTGGTGAtgcaaattataaatttataccCATAGGAATACGGTAAACTGAAGAAGCGGATTGCAAGAGCCATGAAGAGAATGGAAAACTTACTTAAGATGCTTGAAGATGAGGTAGACTATGAGACCAATGTTGAGCCGTTCATTGTACGTAGGAACAATTATACTGTACTTGTTTGCTTGATTCTTATTCAGTCCATCCATTCTCTAACGGAGACCAAAGCCACCCAATGCTGAGTTTGTCAATCTGATGAGTTATCATAGATTAAAAGGAAAACATacaataaaacaacaattcattaAGGAAAGTAAAACGGTTAAGCAGAAAAATCAGcattcaaatattaaaatctCAAAAGATCAGTAAGGAGACAGAATCATGACAACCAGTGGCTTCTCGAATTCAACCTAGCAACTGGAGGATATGCAAAATCACTTGTGGATCATCAAGGTGCAAAATTTGTCAGAAGGGGAAAGCTATTTTCTCGGTGACGAAAAAGCCTTGACGTGAATCAATAGATTCCATTGGGCAAATTCTATCGCAAGATTGAAGAAAATTAAGGGAGAGATGAACTAACCTTAGGATCCAAGCAGCGGCACCTAATTCAGCTGCGGGTTCCCTCCCTGGCtcctattaataatattaataactcGAGAAATACTAGGATGGCAATATAATCCGAACCCGCGGGTATTCACTTCGTCTTATTAGTTTGAAACGGGTAATATCCATCCGTATTCAGGTGAATTTTAGCGGAGTGGATTTTTGGGACGGGCGGGATGGGATCGGGTCTAGGTAATATTCGCTTCTACCTGTCCtgctatatatataatagatataattttaatatataatatgtatcatatatataaaataattagtaaatgaataataatattatattatacttaaatttttattttaatttatgttatgtatgtaatgatgattatataaattttaaaatttaattttatttattggattttaataattatagagaTGGGTAGGGCGGAGCGAGGCGGGGTACCCGCAAGGGCGGGTTAGGGTTCAACGTTTTACTATCCGCGAGAAGAAGTGGGGCGGGTTTTATGCGGGTTGTTGTACGGCGGGACAGGGTCAGGTAGAGCGAAAAcctgcccctacccgccccgttgccacccctaaatttatgttatgtatgtaatgatggttatataaattttgaaatttaattttatttattagattttaataattatagaggCAGGATGGATTCAACGTTTTACTATCCGCAGGAAGAAGTAAGGCGGATTTTATGCAGGTTGTTGTACGGCGGAGCGGAGTCGGGTATAGTAAAAATCTgccccattgccacccctaagAAATACTCAGATATCCatataatttattgttttttattatttaattatttatctaatttttttaatttaatatgtattttaatttatactcAAAGTTTCTATGGTCTTATACACTTTATTTGGATGAAAGATagaaaatgagaggaaagaaaatagaaggaaagaaaatggaaggaaaagttaattttttttttatattgtttggatgaagagaaaatgaatggaaagaaaatatgaagaaattttttttagtttgaatagaagaaaaagtaaagaaagagaaaatcATAACCAAGTGAATTTATATTAATATCCTttcctatattatatataaataataatataccaatgtatttttatcattatttatatGAAGGATAAATTTATACTTTTACTATTGTTTATACTTTTTTCTCACTTTTCATCTCATGACccagaagaaaaattttgaatggCTTCCGTaccatttttttgttttcctcCCAATTTTCTATGCTGATTCAAACAGAGGAAAAGTTAATTTTCcatctattttttatctttacattttcttttcattcaatTTTCTTTAAACCAAACAATGCGTTAgtatttttcttaataactctctattttaatacaaaataaatattattaatttaagagTAAAAAATAGGACAAATTACATGTATAAaccaaagagaagaaaaaattacGTATATCACCCAAATAAAAAATCGTTAAATGTATGTCCTTAGAGGACATTTTTATGTAAATCCAATCAGACAAACTTGATTTAGCATAGTTATATTTAAATCAAAATAGAGAAATTCGATTTAGTAAAATCATGTAAATCGAAATAACCTCCTTCGATTTATCCATGCAGGGCTATGTTTCCATGTAAATCGAATTTGTCTCATTCGATTTATGTATGGTTGGAATATTTTCAAGTAAATCGAAGTAACTTAATTCAATTCACCTCCTTCTAGACTAATGTGAATAAATCGAATTAGGGGAGACAGCTTTACTAAATTTCAACAACATATATAAATGGATGCTGGGTAATTCGATTTAGTAGGGTACAAATGTGTATAAATAACTGTGAAATGTGAATTCTCCATCATAGTGAGCCCCACAATGACTAGTGATGAGAGTTTACCCCATCCCTTCAGGAAATAAAAGGTAGCTACATCCACCAGACTAACTTGCCTATTACTAATATATATgcaaattaaaatacatattaatatCTTTCAGTAAAtaattactttaatttaatttattttaattttaattataagctcactcatttttaaattaattatatttttatttaacagtaattataaactcatttattattttttttcataattatataatatctattaatattatttttcaataaatacttatagtatataatagtataatagatataaattaattaataaattattaaaattcgaaaataatacttattttaatataaaaacaaaataaaaatatttatgatagagtaaaattaacaaaatacttattgtttCTGTTCCATATTGTTTAGAATaactagatatttttaaaatattagtaaaaatatgtattttaaatttttaattctaaattttttactatattttgttttttatttacataggaccgggttaatcggttcaaccagtgacctACCGGTTGAACCAGTGTCTTAGTGACCCAATAGTCTGACCGGTTCGATCAATGGTTCGGTCCTGATAAAAATGCTATAAAGGTTCGATTAAGAAAAAAACGCGTTCCGGAATTAAGTTTACTGATAAGAATCCGCTTAGTATTTTCATGAAACCTTCGACGAGTTTCACCGAGTTTCAGGATACTATAATCCGAAAACTGGGGCTGCAAGGCGTGAAACGGGTGGAGAAGTTATTCTACAGAATTTCGATATCCATTTTGCGGGATGATGTGAAGTGTGATTTATTCGTCATAAGCAGCGATGAAGATTTGAAAGTTCTATTTCATTGTCGTCGGCAATTTCCGGAGGTGAGGACCCCTGAGCTATTGGCCAAACTTGTGGATGTGGACTCTAGTTCAAGATGTTCTAATCAAAATTCTTTGCCTTCAACCACGGCAGACGGCTCGAGTTTGAGGCCTGTTGGTGCATCTTCATCTCTGTCTGTGATTGAGCCTGAGGCAGTTTTGGTGGCCTCCCGTCTTTCGATGCTGATCTAAATCACACTTATGGCGGAGAAAGGGTTAACACTAGACCCATAGCTGATGTTGCGATTGCGATGGCCGACATTGATGATGTGGTCACAAAATCTCGACAGGGTGGAGCACCAAATGGCGTGGAAGATATATTTcaggatgaggatgatgatgatatgGAGCCTGCCacgattaattataaaaattaagtaCTAAACGGTTTAACATCACTAACAATCATCTAACACACTACCAACTCTAAATCGATATTCTAACTACTACTTTAAGCTTAGACATTCTAATAATTCTTATAATCAATTTCTAAGTGACTCAATATCACTAGCAAcaatttaattcttaaattttaaaaaaattactaatctCGTCATGCACGCTACCAACAATATGCGCGACTCCATTCAACCGATA
This genomic window contains:
- the LOC112791543 gene encoding dolichol-phosphate mannosyltransferase subunit 1; translation: MDGLNKNQANKYSIIVPTYNERLNIGLIVYLIFKHLKDVDFEVIVVDDGSPDGTQDIVIQLQKVYGEDRILLRPRPKKLGLGTAYIHGMKHASGNFVVIMDADLSHHPKYLPRFISKQMETRADIVTGTRYVKGGGVHGWNLMRKLTSRGANVLAQTFLWPGVSDLTGSFRLYRKSVLEDIISCCVSKGYVFQMEMIVRASRKGYHIEEVPITFVDRVFGSSKLGGSEIVEYLKGLAYLLVTT